Part of the Citrus sinensis cultivar Valencia sweet orange chromosome 2, DVS_A1.0, whole genome shotgun sequence genome, ACGATGGCCAAGATCTGTGAAAGACAAGAAGTGAGAGATGATGATGGCAGACCCAAGTGTTCATCTGCTTCGTGACTTCAAGGATGGTAGAGGGAGATGCAGCTGCTTCGCATAGGCAACAAGCTCAACAGTGGCATGGAAGAAGACGGTTGCGGTTGAGTTTGGGAATGAGGGGCTGAGTTTGAGTGAGAGAGAGGAGTTTGAGATAAATTAGGATTGAGATTTGAGGAGATTGAATTATAAATTAgggatttcattttatttattttttccctacAAACCGATTGGATAATTAATTCGGTTAGGGTTAAATTTGAACTGAATTTTAACCCGATCTGTTTCTAGATTTTAATCTGATCggtttattattaataaggataatatcATATTCTGCATCACTACCCCTCGTCACTTTTACTGATAGAAGCATAAATCTTTGCTGGTGAAAAGTGAAGAATGTGAATTTTCCCTTTTGACTGTTCTAATTTCCTTTGAGCAATACCCAGCtgatttttcttatcattCTCCATCAGCATTGTCAGGGTACCATTCCTGTGCTTCTACCCAATTTCCAATGGTAATTTGTTTATCATATTTGCTGTGTAATACTCTCTTCTGTTTACTTTTCAAACATGTTACAATGTACTAGACTAGATAGTGTATAATATTATTCCTGCATGGATGTGTATATGCATTAATCGTAGAAGATAGAGACAAAGCTGTACGTTTTATCACTGATTTTGTAATTACCTTTTATCATCTGAAGGCAAGCTCATCAGCAGGTTCCTCTAGCTCAAAGATGATTGATCATTTTGTAGGGATGGGATTTTCTGAAGAAGTGGTTGCCAAAGCCATTCAGGAAAATGGTATGGCTGCCATCTTCTTGTTAAAGTCTAAGATTTATTTTGAGCGCTTCATTTGAAACcctcatttaattattatccAGGGGAGCAAAATACAGACTTGATACTTGAAGCTCTCCTCAAACATTCGGTGAGTTGACGTCCACTTCACAGTTATAAAATGTTCATAACTTGATGgtatactttaaaaaaataacaattttctGTGGTTCTGAATTCCCCTTTATTGATCCTAGGCGAGCTCATCTGCAAGTTCTTCGAAGTCCAAGTTGATTGATCATTTTGTTGGGATGGGCTTCTCTGTGGATATGGTAGCCAAAGCAATCCAGGAAAATGGTAAAGTCAATTTATGGCTTACCTTGTGCATCGATTTATATCTTTGAAAACATCATATATAACCCGGCTTTGCTTAATTGGCAGGGGAGGAAAATACAGATTCAATATTGGAAACTCTCCTCACATACTCTGTGAGTCAATACCTGCCTCATGCCTTCAGTCTGgattgatttttatctttttagtcACCTTAGTTGTGTTTTTTGAAAGTTGGATGGTAgttattgttttcttattgCTTTACCTTCGTAATGCCCTGTTTGTTGTTCAGTAATGTCAATAGTTTGAGCATGATTAATATCAGAGAATCTCACTGTTTTCAAGGACTATGGGATCTAGGGAAAAGCAGTTATGGATCCTCCTAATATTTGGCTTAAATACTGAAATATCCACAAGTTTTGAATTTCATTAAAACCCTATATGTTTTCAGAAAATTGGAGGTATTATACAGAACATACAAAAAACCCTCATCCTAGAATGATAGGAAAAGTTTAGCACCTTTAAAAAAGGCCGTCTTATCAGACACGtaaattgttacaaattaaCATCATTATGTCATTAACCTCATATGGAGTgtatttaaactaaaaattaggGGGTCAATTATATTTgtgcttaacaaaataatgggATCTTTTTTCCCTCTCCCTTCCTGTAAGAGTCAGCTGGTCataattcctaataaattTCCACTTTTAATAGAATCCTTTTTCTTAGTTTCTCttctaaaattaatgttgtGAATTTTATACTTTGCCTAAAAATCTGTTCAAGATTGTACGGTCAATGCCGTTTTGGTTGGGTTGGCAATTCATGTTCATGACAAGGCAGGGGTATAACTACATgattcatataattaaatgtGTCAAAAGTCCAAACACAAACAACATGATAATTAGATGGGTGATTTAAATCACGTTTTCAGTTGTTCAATAAATGTGACGTGTTCGTGTTTTGAGATGAAgacataattttgaaaaatactcCCCTGAACTTCTTATcccatttatttgttttccgTGCTCTTTTATTATCGTGCAGGCTCTTGGGCAATCTCCTCAAGCAGAGCAACACATCAATTCTGATCAAAACTCTCCCGAATTGGATGGTAGCTTTCTTGATGGTTTCTCGGATACTGATAGTTTTGAAGGCGAGGTAGTTATTCCTTTAATTCGACTTGGTGGAagtttgttcaattttttgtcACCATATGCgtaactctttttttaatttttcaggaAATCACGAATCCCGATCCTGACAAGGAGGAGAAACTCGTGTCCTTGGCGAGCATGGGATATTCAGTGCAAGAGGCTTCAATAGCCATGGAGAGATGTGGTGTGCATTCCAAATACTGTGACTCATTGTGTAAATATTGTTGATGAAATCAATATCACTGAGAAAGAGGTTTCAGTGTTTCAATCAGAACAGAGAAGATTGCACCGAATATTTCTgcaatataaattttagtgCCACTTTGACTCTCCCCTCCTTTTCATGTTGCTAACAATTCGCCGAAGGCTCTTTAAGTTTCTGTGTTAGAAGTCAATTTTTTGCTTGTATGTTATCTTTTAAttggtttctttctttgttgaGTTATGCAACTCAGATATTACTGTACCATAGGTGTTGATAGTACTCATTTTCCTGCAAAGCATCATTGATCCTTTATTTGTTATAATGTGTGGTTGTGTGGTTTCTAGTTTCTTATCTTTATTGTTACCTCTTCAAACATTGCAGGGCCAAACACCTCTATTGCAGAGTTGACAGATTTTATATGTGCCGCTCAAATGGCAAAGGCTGCTGATGCACTTCTGGCGGAAATAGAAGATAAGGTAATTGTCTTCCCcattttatgattattatgtcctgctatttctttttatattgcatTCAGGAAACTAAAATGAGGGGTTTCCCATCCTTTTTACAGCCGAGGCCTAAGCCATCCAATGGTTATCATAAACATAAGAAGAGAAGAATGTTGGACTATGAGAAGCCGCCTATTGATGAGCCCATTCGCCTCCCAAATCCTATGATTGGGTTTGGGGTACCCAGTAATCCAGATGTTATTGTCCATCGATCTCTCCCAGAAGCTGCTGCTGGACCTCCATATTTCTATTATGAGAATGTGGCACTTGCTCCCAAAGGTGTGTGGGACACTATCTCAAGGTTTTTGTATGATGTGGAGCCAGAATTTGTGGACTCGAAGTATTTTTGTGCTGCTGCAAGGAAGAGGGGGTATGTGCACAATCTGCCAATCAAAAACAGACATCATCTCGTTCCGCTTCCTCCACAGAACATATATGAAGCACTGCCCTTGTCAAGGAAATGGTGGCCTTCGTGGGACACAAGGAGCCATTTAAATTGCTTGCAAACTTGTATTGCTAGTGCCAAACTGACAGAGAGGATCCGTAAGGCACTTGAAGAATGTGATGGTGAGCCAGAGCCACCTCATCATGTCCAAAAATTTGTAATGGACGAATGCCGGAAGTGGAACCTGGTTTGGGTGGGTAGGAATAAACTGGCACCACTTGAGCCAGATGAGGTGGAAATGCTTTTGGGTTTCCCAAAGAACCACACGAGGGGAGGGGGAATCAGTAGGACAGATCGATATAAGTCCCTTGGGAACTCATTTCAGGTTGACACAGTGGCTTACCACCTGTCAGTCCTAAAAGAAATGTACCCTGATGGCATTAATGtcctttctcttttctctggGATTGGTGGTGCAGAAGTTGCCTTACATCGGCTTGGCGTCCGGATGAAGAATGTTGTTTCCGTTGATATCTCTGAGGTCAACAGGAACATTGTCCGGAGTTGGTGGGAGCAAACCAACCAGAAGGGGACTTTGATTGACTTTGCCGATGTTCAACAGCTTGATGCCAACCGAATAGAGCAGATGATCAATGCATTTGGTGGATTTGATCTTGTTATCGGTGGGAGTCCTTGTAACAATCTTGCTGGTAGCAATAGGCACAGCCGTGATGGACTCGAGGGCAAAGACTCCTCACTGTTCTATGATTACTTTCGTATTCTGGACTTGGTGAAGAATATGATGCAGAGAAactagtattattattattattattattattttgtatttgtgAATAATTTGCGGATATTAGCTTAGCTGATTAAACCAATCCTTTAATTATCCTTTGTTTAACATTTTATTGGAAGAGGCATCAGAAGTTGATTCCAATTTCCTATGATCGTATTTgtgatgttaattttttatcaaggCTGTAGCCAAGTGCTAAAAGCATCAAAAGGGCCAAGGCCTTGAAATCATTTCAACGTTTCCGAAAGTTAGGCAAGAGCAGCGAAAATTAATAGTCAATTTGACTGACTCTGCTAAAGAAGTAAAAGCCGGAAGCACTGTCAACCCTTTTCTcatgaaattgatttaacaaaaACAAGCTTTAGTATTCATCAAAtgttaaacataaaattagtgACATTTTAGTAGCTGCATCCATGTGCATAGCATAATTCGtgctaaaatatatttattgtcaATTGTGCGTTTGTGCTTGAAATATGAGGAAAGCCCAATACcttaagggtgcgtttggtacactgtattgtattatgttgtattgtattattttaatgcaggtgtattgtattatgctgtattgCATTAGTACTgtattacaataatattgtACAATGTTTGGTGTTCCactgtactgtattaatttttaattatactatgtTTGGTGTTGCactgtactgtattaattttttgtgattaatttatattatatatttataaaataatatttattaatacttagaaatatattaaatatagaagttttaaattttaaaacttttacattaatttcttgtattataaatgtacaaaagaattataattattcataaaaCATATGTAAACTaacaaattctaaaattttcggtgacataatattttcttttttagcatTTCCCAAATATATATCCTTTGAAATAACGATTGAAtcacataatttaatcaaataacttttaaaaaattatcacaatataaataaagaataaaacatacatttaataagaatgaatgacaaaacaattaatatataatttgcttgtttaataaaacaaacggtaaaataaattctataaaaaaattggtaaaataaaattataaaataataaacacaaGTTGTGTCTATGCATTGACACGTCATCCTTATCTCTTTATCTCCCTCTTTTACAGGACAAAATCTTCAATCTTCAACCTTCAACCCTCTTTAATTTCTTCCCTGTTCTTTTCTTcctctgtttcttttttctcccctTGTTATCAttccacaattttttttttcggttctTTGCAtccttcatttatttattgatttattttgtcgataaatcatttttcctcCCTTTAAATCCTTTTCTTccgaagaagaaaagaaaaaaagcaaaaaagaataagTAACACTGTCACAAGGatctgatttttcttttttatctttttaaaaaatggcttttataatttaaaatactcaAGTTATGGATAAAGGCAAAAATGCTAATATGAATTTGTTGTGATATCGTGCAGTGGCTGCGGACCCGCGGCATAGAGATGTTGGAGTAGGGGTGCCGCGCGGGAGAACTTGACGGCATTGACAGCATCGAGTACTCAAAGTGGCTGTTGCCGTGCTAGTGTCGGTGATAAATGTTATGGCTGAGCCGGTGTCGGCGATAGATTGGGTTTTGAGAAGAGAATGGAAGCAAAGAGAAGATGCGTTCTGTGGCTTAATCGtgttttgaagaagaaaaaatattactcttttttttttcctctctttatAAGCAATCACGCGTAAACCCGATACCCCCCACGGGTTTAGTTAATGCGGCTTTAACTGTATAACAACAGTAATGTTATGCGGTATAATACGAAATCAGTTTTTAGCCAAACATAGGgttgtattaatttaatgcTATGCGGGATGGTAATGCTGTGTAATGCTGGATGCCAAACGCatcctaaaaaaattttgggagCAAAAACAATGACAAGAGTTTGCTATTGAACATAGAATTAGCCAGTATTGGGCTCAGAAGAAAACTAGGCGCAAACTATATTCCagtttcatttgtttttacttttgcaAGTGTTATTCAATTTCACTTTGCTCcccccaaaaacaaaaatcaattctttggatattttaacttaattttttgacttaaaattttgatacaaatttttaacaattgattTCAAGTGATATAATGACAGATTTTTGAGAgttaaaagtaatatttaatggtaattatttatttattattggatTTATTGAAATCAAAGTCTCCAGgtttgtgtcaaaattttaagtcgaaattttaagttgaaatatctccatcaatttcaaaatatatttttttaatttttcttatcatagtcttttttttttttttaaatgagtaatgatagaTCTATAAATTTACATACAAACTTGTTTGTATAAACAAATGTAACATAATTCGATTGGTTGAATTTAATACTTTTTAGTTCATAtgatgtaattttattatcttatatttttatctaaatgataaatttataccATGTCAGTATGTACATTATGTATTTGTAAAAGAAACTCCTTTTAATATGGATTGGAAAAACACATAGGCAGGCCCACCCGCCCGATTTCATTCGGGTTCACTATTGAATCCTCCCTGCACTCGGATCTCCCGATAATCAGATTCCATGTCGGCCTCAACCTCCAGCGAACTGCTCTTGATCCCTCCAAttcacatttaaaaaaaaaaaaaaattaaaatagaaatgacTGAAATTCTGTACTTAAAAACTACTTCGGCCACGGGATTGTTATTTACTTTTGGCCAATTCAGAGATTTCTCTCGCAAAATCATGGACTGCTGAAGCGCCAGtaatcttcaattttattttttttggtgtcTGCTGCGGTGCTTGGTTGCTTACGTGTCTGTTTTTGATGGGATATTGACATTTGATTCTTGGTGAAGCCGGGGGGCGCCAGTATTCTCAGGACTTGGAAGATTTCTATATTCGACGCTTGTATCTTCGGATTCAGGTGTCTGATGCCGTAATTGGATTGAATTGTGAATGATAAGttctttcattttgattttttagagCGATTGCAGTTAGACTTGGTGGtcggttaaaaaaaaaaaacttggatGAACTActaattatgttaaatttcaTAACGAGAGAAGTCTTATACTTATAATGTTAAGTGTAAGGGTTCGAGTCTCTATAAGAGCATTATAGAggttagttttaatttttttttaattatcaactaattGGGTGGAGATAGTCTCTCTCTTACGAAATGTGAATGGAGTAGTAtccctcaaatattagagagggtttaaaatatttgagtaagTGCTTCAGTGAGTTAATGTATGGCGGTGATCTCAGTTGtttaatacaattataaatattgtaattataatgttTGATGTAATATCAGTAATAATCTGTGTATAAcagaattcaaaaaaaaaattatgtaaaatttcatgatATATGGTTTGGTTTATTGACGACGTGGAAAAGATGATTAGTCACcttataaattagaaataagagaataatataaatcaaagCTCGATAAAATTGTATTACACGATTTGACGAGTTTTATGATGTGTTTTTGATTTCCCATAAATCCGACGAATAATGGAACTCCAAATGAAAGAGaagtaatattttgttttacttgcaactatttttaatttatttaacgaccagaaattaaaatctaagGATAAGTGGGCGCCCGCGTTGGAGAAATATTCTCTCTCTATAAATATGTGTATATTAACACGGAAGTAACATTCAATTTCACTTACTAATTCACAAATAACATAacctttgaaaagaaatttgaatttttacatatttatattttattaaagacCATTCAGCTCAGCCACGCTGATAATCccaaatattttgaaactgAAATCATGAACTATTGAACCATGCACATATTGCCAAATTGAACACAAgagaaattgataaaattacacaaattaagtaataaagagattattttacttaaaaaggaaaaaaggcaCGCAGCTAAGCAGGCGAGGCTGGCTGATATTTTCTCTCAGACCCTGGACCTAACCGTGGTTAGGTGAAAAGAAAGTCTAACCACTCAGAGTCAGAGGCACCGGCCCGTCGCCTtccttcattttaatttttgccaCTCTATAAATATCCACGCGTATTCGGACTCTTACTCTTCTCCCagctctttctctctctacgaGCTtcttacaaatatatataaaaagagagagagagaaaagagagagagagagagagagagaagaaaaaggaatcaAAATTAGCAACCTCCTTGTAACAATCCGAGTGTTTCTCGCTGTCTCTCTCACGAAACGGCATCGTCAGGTACGATCTATAATCCAAACTTCACTTTTTTAATTCTTCAGATCtgaatgctttttttttttcttttgaaattaattagattacGTACTTCCTTTCGTGATTGAAGGGAGTATAGAAATTAGGGTTTATATATCTGAGCGCGATTTACTTACATGGTTTACAACTGTTTGTTTgctcagaaaaaaaaaaggtgaggAAATTTTGTAGATTTACGTTGCATGTTGATTTCTCAATGAAACGATTCGCTTTTTTGAGAATTTGATGCTGCTTTTTAGGGTAGCACAGGccatattttgatttttttgagCTGAGTACACACACACGCGCGCGTCTGCCTGCGTAGAATTTGTAACTAATTACTATTCTAAGCTTGAGTGTACTCGATTATTGGTTTTGTTGAAACCGGTTCTCGTGGGTTTCAGGTCTTTACTTCCAGCGCATATGATTAATCATTCCTTACCGTTTTGCATTATCCTGGAACTCACATCTTTTGATTTGAGTGGTTGTAGGATAATAGAACTTCCTACATGGCGATGGCTGCTACTGCAACTGCTACTTCTGCTAGCGTAAGATATGCTCCAGAGGATCCAACTCTTCCCAAACCATGGAAAGGCCTGGTTGATGGTAGAACTGGGTATCTTTACTTTTGGAATCCCGAGACAAATGTCACTCAGTATGAGAGACCTGCAATGATGGCTCCACCCAAGTCCTCTTCAGTACCCGTAAGCTCTTCAGTTCAGGTTCAACAATTTTCTCAAGGACAACAGCATGGATATAGTcctgaaaatgaagatgatagGTACGGTGGCAGAGACACGAATGCTGGTTCAAAACTTGAGGCAGTCACAAGGGGAAATCAGGTAGATGCTTTACTTGTTTTTGGAATTGTTACTTCGACATTCAGTTGTATATTGTTTCTAACATACAAGAGTCTTCCCATTTCACACGATAATTGCGGTGTGTTTTGCACATGAATTCTGACGATATTGGAAGTCATAGttactaaatatttgattgtaGGTAGTCATTACACTCTTATCTAACTAGGAGATTTGAGTTGTCTTTTCTTGTTGATTCTGGCTTGCAAAATGTAGGTAAACTTTTTTGGACACTTTGCGTTAAACTTTACTGTattccaatttaaatttaaaagggACATGGACAgctaaaatggaaaaagaaagggTAGATAGACTTGTTAATGCGACAATTGTTGTAGCCTAGTGAAGCAGCACGGTCAATGAAACCCAAgaatagtagtaataataatatctgtgtgtgtgtgtgtgtgtgtgtctgtgCTTGTGTGTAAAGCTGGAGTTTTCacttaaaactttaatttttctaatttctttaaagtaaTGCCTCTATGTCCTTTTTTTCCAAAGAGTGCAAGAGGTGGACCAGTTCAATCTCATAACATACCAAATGGTACGGCAAGTGTGGGAGTGGGACAAGGGGGATCGTCCACAAGAGGACATGGATCGTCAGTGGGAGGAATCAGTATATCTTCTGAGGCTTATCGTCGGCGACATGAAGTAACTGTATCAGTGAGTATATATAAACTCCACGcatattattaattgcatTATGTTGTTTGGTATGAATTTCATGGAAGTTAATGGCTTGGGTGCTCTCTCTACTTCCAATCTTCTCAGTGTTGATCTGTAATTCTTCTGTCTTTCTGTCTTTCTGTCTCTCCCTCTCTGTTTATTGGACCTATtttgcaaaataatttaacatgaTTATCTTCTATGGAGGCATCAGCATCTGGTTTGATTAGGGTTGGCAAAATGTCGGGATCGGCTCTAGCATGTCTTTGGTCCTGCCAAAAAGCCCTAATTTTGCAttctacattttttaaaaatttttttcattatgtcttacaaatttaaatttataatttataaaattttgttttttgttggTTCTGGCTTTTAAAGTTCGGTTTATGGGatttaaaactataaatatatgttgtgGGTGGGTTAAATATATGTGA contains:
- the LOC102608485 gene encoding DNA (cytosine-5)-methyltransferase DRM2 isoform X2, translated to MASSSAGSSSSKMIDHFVGMGFSEEVVAKAIQENGEQNTDLILEALLKHSASSSASSSKSKLIDHFVGMGFSVDMVAKAIQENGEENTDSILETLLTYSALGQSPQAEQHINSDQNSPELDGSFLDGFSDTDSFEGEEITNPDPDKEEKLVSLASMGYSVQEASIAMERCGPNTSIAELTDFICAAQMAKAADALLAEIEDKPRPKPSNGYHKHKKRRMLDYEKPPIDEPIRLPNPMIGFGVPSNPDVIVHRSLPEAAAGPPYFYYENVALAPKGVWDTISRFLYDVEPEFVDSKYFCAAARKRGYVHNLPIKNRHHLVPLPPQNIYEALPLSRKWWPSWDTRSHLNCLQTCIASAKLTERIRKALEECDGEPEPPHHVQKFVMDECRKWNLVWVGRNKLAPLEPDEVEMLLGFPKNHTRGGGISRTDRYKSLGNSFQVDTVAYHLSVLKEMYPDGINVLSLFSGIGGAEVALHRLGVRMKNVVSVDISEVNRNIVRSWWEQTNQKGTLIDFADVQQLDANRIEQMINAFGGFDLVIGGSPCNNLAGSNRHSRDGLEGKDSSLFYDYFRILDLVKNMMQRN
- the LOC102608485 gene encoding DNA (cytosine-5)-methyltransferase DRM2 isoform X1: MDENASGGDSGDIDWNTDDELEIASYGLPSCSSLTVNDGETIAGSTEASSSAGSSSSKMIDHFVGMGFSEEVVAKAIQENGEQNTDLILEALLKHSASSSASSSKSKLIDHFVGMGFSVDMVAKAIQENGEENTDSILETLLTYSALGQSPQAEQHINSDQNSPELDGSFLDGFSDTDSFEGEEITNPDPDKEEKLVSLASMGYSVQEASIAMERCGPNTSIAELTDFICAAQMAKAADALLAEIEDKPRPKPSNGYHKHKKRRMLDYEKPPIDEPIRLPNPMIGFGVPSNPDVIVHRSLPEAAAGPPYFYYENVALAPKGVWDTISRFLYDVEPEFVDSKYFCAAARKRGYVHNLPIKNRHHLVPLPPQNIYEALPLSRKWWPSWDTRSHLNCLQTCIASAKLTERIRKALEECDGEPEPPHHVQKFVMDECRKWNLVWVGRNKLAPLEPDEVEMLLGFPKNHTRGGGISRTDRYKSLGNSFQVDTVAYHLSVLKEMYPDGINVLSLFSGIGGAEVALHRLGVRMKNVVSVDISEVNRNIVRSWWEQTNQKGTLIDFADVQQLDANRIEQMINAFGGFDLVIGGSPCNNLAGSNRHSRDGLEGKDSSLFYDYFRILDLVKNMMQRN